One genomic segment of Arthrobacter sp. JZ12 includes these proteins:
- a CDS encoding alpha-glucosidase, with protein sequence MSEQDTLREQPPWWTSAVVYQIYPRSFADSDGDGVGDLGGIINRLDHLADLGVDVLWLSPIYSSPQHDNGYDISDYRQIDPTFGTLEQFDELLAGVHSRGMKLVMDLVVNHTSSDHPWFRESASSTTNPKRDWYWWRDAREGFEPGEKGAEPNNWGSAFSGPAWTLDPNTNQYYLHLFAPEQPDLNWENPEVRSAVYEMMTWWLDRGVDGFRMDVINFISKDPALHDGPVPPGKLWGDGTQYFVSGPRIHEYLQEMHREVFEGRKGDLITVGEMPGVTIDEAKLFTDPARREVDMVFQFEHVGLDHGPGGKWDYKGLDLRDLKTSWNRWQKGLAKTGWNSLYLNNHDQPRLVSRFGDDQQYRYESATLWAAILHLHRGTPYVYQGEEIGMTNVPFDAIEDFRDIESINHYYEATGLLGHDPEEVLRNLRVMSRDNARTPVQWSAEEHAGFTTGAPWIAVNPNYREVNAESDRSADKSVFRFYQRLIELRHKDETVRLGDFSMLAEDHPSLYAFTRNWQGATLLVLGNVSGKDLPVPPELGSGELVLGNYDDGASPDLPPHLRPWEVRILRT encoded by the coding sequence ATGAGCGAGCAGGACACCCTCAGAGAACAGCCGCCATGGTGGACCAGCGCGGTGGTCTACCAGATCTACCCCCGCAGTTTCGCTGATTCCGACGGCGACGGAGTCGGCGACCTTGGCGGCATCATCAACAGGCTCGACCACCTGGCCGACCTCGGCGTCGACGTTCTGTGGCTCTCGCCCATCTACTCCTCGCCTCAGCACGACAACGGCTACGACATCAGCGACTACCGGCAGATCGACCCGACCTTCGGAACGCTCGAGCAGTTCGACGAGCTGCTCGCGGGCGTCCACAGCCGCGGCATGAAGCTCGTCATGGACCTCGTGGTCAACCACACCTCCAGCGACCACCCCTGGTTCCGGGAATCGGCGTCGTCCACCACCAACCCCAAGCGGGACTGGTACTGGTGGCGGGACGCGCGGGAGGGCTTCGAACCGGGTGAAAAGGGCGCGGAGCCGAATAACTGGGGATCGGCGTTCAGCGGCCCGGCGTGGACGCTGGATCCGAACACCAACCAGTACTACCTCCACCTCTTCGCGCCGGAGCAGCCTGACCTGAACTGGGAGAATCCGGAGGTCCGCAGCGCCGTCTACGAGATGATGACGTGGTGGCTCGACCGGGGCGTTGACGGCTTCCGGATGGACGTCATCAACTTCATCTCCAAGGATCCGGCGCTGCACGATGGGCCGGTTCCGCCGGGGAAGCTCTGGGGAGACGGCACACAGTACTTCGTCTCGGGCCCGCGGATCCACGAGTACCTGCAGGAGATGCACCGGGAAGTGTTCGAAGGCCGTAAAGGGGATCTCATCACGGTCGGTGAGATGCCGGGCGTAACCATCGACGAGGCCAAACTCTTCACGGATCCCGCCCGCCGGGAAGTGGACATGGTCTTCCAGTTCGAACACGTGGGACTTGATCACGGGCCCGGCGGCAAGTGGGACTACAAGGGGCTGGACCTCCGCGACCTCAAGACCTCCTGGAACCGCTGGCAGAAGGGCCTTGCCAAGACCGGCTGGAACAGTCTCTACCTCAACAACCACGATCAGCCGCGCCTCGTGTCCCGGTTCGGCGACGATCAGCAGTACCGGTACGAATCCGCGACCCTCTGGGCCGCGATCCTGCACCTGCACCGAGGCACTCCCTACGTGTACCAGGGCGAAGAGATCGGCATGACGAATGTGCCCTTCGACGCGATTGAGGATTTCCGCGACATCGAGTCAATCAACCACTACTACGAGGCAACCGGCCTACTGGGCCACGATCCCGAAGAGGTGCTGCGCAACCTCCGCGTCATGAGCAGGGACAACGCCCGCACGCCAGTCCAGTGGAGTGCCGAGGAGCACGCCGGGTTCACCACCGGTGCGCCCTGGATTGCGGTCAATCCCAACTATCGCGAGGTGAACGCCGAGTCGGACCGCTCGGCCGACAAGTCTGTCTTCCGCTTCTACCAGCGCTTGATCGAGCTGCGGCACAAGGACGAGACCGTGCGGCTGGGGGACTTCTCCATGCTGGCCGAGGACCATCCCTCGCTCTACGCCTTCACGCGCAACTGGCAGGGTGCGACACTCCTGGTTCTCGGCAACGTCTCTGGAAAGGATCTGCCGGTGCCGCCGGAGCTGGGTAGCGGCGAGCTGGTGCTGGGAAACTACGACGACGGCGCGTCCCCGGATCTCCCGCCGCACCTTCGCCCGTGGGAAGTGCGAATCCTGCGCACCTGA
- a CDS encoding metal ABC transporter ATP-binding protein: MTTAPVSLPAPPAIAVDGLSVSYGGVAALDSVSFVLERAQVCGLIGVNGSGKSTLFRFLMGLVPAQHGSVSLFGRGSPAARKERLVAYVPQSEDVDWNFPVSVQDVVMMGRYAHMGTLRLPSRADRAAVDSALERVGLTELRTRQIGELSGGQKKRAFVARGIAQDAQLLLLDEPFAGVDKSSEAMMVGLLRELKDEGRTALVSTHDLAGLPHLCDRAILLHQRILAEGTPESVLTSANLARAFGPAGTAAAVSSPTAPGA, translated from the coding sequence ATGACCACTGCTCCTGTCTCCTTACCAGCCCCGCCGGCCATCGCCGTCGACGGCTTGAGTGTCTCCTATGGCGGTGTCGCTGCCCTGGACAGCGTGAGCTTCGTCCTCGAGCGCGCCCAGGTATGCGGCCTGATCGGTGTGAACGGGTCGGGCAAGTCCACGCTCTTCCGTTTCCTGATGGGTCTGGTGCCCGCACAGCACGGCTCTGTGTCCCTCTTCGGGCGCGGATCCCCAGCAGCACGAAAGGAGCGGCTGGTCGCGTACGTTCCGCAATCGGAAGACGTGGACTGGAACTTCCCCGTCTCAGTTCAGGACGTAGTGATGATGGGCCGCTACGCGCACATGGGAACCCTTCGACTCCCCTCACGCGCTGACCGGGCCGCTGTGGACAGCGCCCTGGAACGGGTAGGTCTGACTGAGCTGCGCACCCGGCAGATCGGGGAGCTTTCCGGCGGGCAGAAGAAGCGCGCGTTCGTAGCCCGGGGAATCGCGCAGGACGCCCAGCTTCTGCTGCTCGACGAGCCGTTCGCCGGCGTGGATAAAAGCAGCGAGGCAATGATGGTCGGGCTGTTGCGCGAGTTGAAGGACGAAGGGCGGACGGCCCTGGTGTCCACCCACGACCTTGCCGGACTCCCCCACCTGTGCGACCGCGCCATTCTCCTGCATCAGCGCATACTCGCCGAGGGCACACCTGAAAGCGTACTCACTTCCGCAAACCTCGCCCGGGCCTTCGGGCCCGCCGGCACTGCAGCCGCCGTTTCGTCGCCTACCGCGCCGGGAGCATAA
- a CDS encoding fluoride efflux transporter FluC has protein sequence MIVALLVGLSGMLGALFRFSTDRWFEARRARRRPEVPPRAPFPAGTLVVNVAGSLLIGLAAGGLGMSNPDVYPVLAAGLAGGLTTFSTFTVAAVALWRDRRPGAAVVHVVANAGCGLGAAWLGLMLTGAA, from the coding sequence ATGATCGTCGCCTTGCTTGTGGGGCTCAGCGGGATGCTTGGCGCCTTGTTTCGGTTCAGCACCGACAGATGGTTCGAAGCCCGGCGGGCACGACGTCGGCCCGAAGTACCTCCCCGGGCCCCCTTTCCAGCCGGGACGCTCGTCGTTAACGTCGCCGGTTCCCTTCTGATCGGGTTGGCCGCCGGAGGTCTGGGAATGTCCAATCCCGACGTGTATCCCGTGTTGGCGGCCGGGCTGGCGGGCGGCCTCACCACATTCAGTACTTTCACCGTTGCCGCAGTGGCCCTATGGCGTGACAGGCGGCCGGGTGCCGCCGTCGTGCATGTGGTTGCCAACGCCGGTTGCGGGCTGGGCGCCGCCTGGCTGGGACTGATGCTCACCGGCGCAGCCTGA
- a CDS encoding glutamate--cysteine ligase yields the protein MTTLGIEEEYLLLDPESGLPVFNASEVQRLLESRDTIKSEDIQRELLSCQLETATPVCDTLTEAEESLLNFRRQLAAAARKTGVRASGSATAPRIPEGYPEVTDKQRYHELKASARGIVADQFVNGLHVHVSIPDKETGVQALNRIRPWLPLITALSANSPFWLDRDSGFASWRTVHYRRWPVQGCPPVFADAADYERRIQRLVDTGVIIDRGVLTWVARLSDHYPTLEVRTADAQLEAQDSVLLAGLIRGLVTTATQDALNGKPFKDPDAELLDAAQWHGARQGLRDVVVNPLTGKLVPAREQMDRLLEYIGDALDDTGDSTWIQMGLKTVWDRGTGAERQRRAMAQSGMTGLLDLYTETLTAER from the coding sequence ATGACCACGCTCGGAATTGAAGAAGAGTACCTCCTGCTCGATCCGGAGTCGGGTTTGCCTGTCTTCAACGCCTCCGAAGTTCAAAGATTGCTGGAGTCGCGCGACACGATCAAGAGCGAGGACATCCAGCGCGAACTCCTCAGCTGCCAACTCGAAACGGCCACACCGGTGTGCGACACCCTCACCGAAGCGGAAGAGTCGCTGCTGAACTTTCGGCGGCAGCTCGCAGCGGCTGCGCGGAAGACGGGTGTTCGCGCAAGCGGTTCGGCCACGGCGCCGCGCATCCCCGAGGGCTACCCGGAGGTGACTGACAAGCAGCGGTACCACGAGTTGAAGGCGAGCGCCCGGGGCATCGTGGCCGACCAGTTCGTGAATGGACTGCACGTACATGTCTCGATTCCGGACAAGGAGACGGGCGTTCAGGCGCTGAACCGGATCCGCCCCTGGCTTCCCCTGATCACCGCATTGAGCGCCAACTCCCCCTTCTGGCTCGACCGCGACAGCGGCTTCGCCAGCTGGCGCACAGTCCACTACCGGCGCTGGCCGGTTCAGGGATGTCCGCCGGTGTTCGCCGATGCCGCCGACTACGAGCGGCGCATCCAGCGGCTCGTCGACACCGGGGTCATCATTGACCGCGGAGTGTTGACCTGGGTCGCGCGGCTCTCCGACCACTACCCCACACTTGAGGTACGCACGGCGGACGCCCAGCTCGAGGCCCAGGATTCCGTCCTGCTGGCGGGCCTCATCCGCGGGCTCGTGACCACGGCTACGCAGGACGCGCTCAACGGCAAGCCGTTCAAGGACCCCGATGCGGAGCTTCTCGACGCCGCCCAGTGGCACGGTGCGCGGCAGGGTCTGCGCGACGTCGTTGTAAACCCGCTGACCGGCAAGCTGGTGCCGGCGCGAGAACAGATGGACCGGCTGCTCGAGTACATCGGCGACGCGCTCGATGACACTGGAGACTCCACATGGATCCAGATGGGGCTAAAGACGGTCTGGGACCGCGGTACCGGTGCCGAACGCCAGCGCCGGGCAATGGCGCAGAGCGGAATGACCGGCCTGCTGGACCTGTACACAGAGACCCTCACCGCCGAGCGCTAG
- a CDS encoding metal ABC transporter permease, whose product MDPLSFLLEPLQYGFLTRALVVTLAAAVVASVLSCWLILMGWSLMGDAVSHAVLPGVALAYIVGVPFSIGAFIFGVGAVALIGAVKSTTKLKSDTVIGVVFTALFAVGLAIVSRTPSQVDLMHILFGNVLGVTDGELWQVLILGSVTLAIVLIKRRDLTLLAFDRTHAHVIGLNTRFLGALLLGLLALTVVVGLQAVGIILVVAMLITPGATAFLLARSFDRMLVIAVAITATASVAGVYASYYLDISTGASVVLAQALAFAVTYLAAPRTGLISQLRRRRRPAVQPARQAS is encoded by the coding sequence ATGGACCCCTTATCCTTCCTCCTTGAGCCTCTCCAGTACGGCTTTCTCACACGCGCGCTGGTGGTGACACTGGCGGCCGCCGTCGTTGCCTCGGTACTCTCCTGCTGGTTGATCCTGATGGGCTGGTCCCTCATGGGGGACGCAGTTTCCCATGCAGTGCTGCCCGGGGTGGCGCTTGCGTACATCGTTGGTGTTCCGTTCTCGATCGGCGCCTTCATCTTCGGGGTGGGCGCGGTTGCGCTCATCGGTGCCGTGAAGTCGACCACCAAACTGAAATCCGACACGGTGATCGGCGTCGTATTCACAGCGCTCTTCGCCGTCGGGCTGGCGATCGTCTCGCGGACGCCGTCGCAGGTCGACCTGATGCACATCCTGTTCGGAAACGTGCTGGGCGTGACCGACGGAGAGCTCTGGCAGGTTCTCATCCTCGGCTCCGTGACCCTGGCGATCGTGCTCATCAAGCGTCGTGACCTCACCCTGCTTGCCTTCGACCGCACGCACGCGCACGTTATCGGCCTGAATACCCGATTCCTCGGTGCGCTCCTGCTCGGCCTGCTGGCGCTGACCGTGGTGGTCGGCCTCCAGGCGGTCGGTATCATCCTCGTGGTGGCGATGCTGATCACTCCAGGGGCCACCGCTTTCCTGCTGGCACGCAGCTTCGACCGGATGCTGGTGATTGCTGTGGCGATCACCGCAACGGCATCGGTGGCAGGTGTCTACGCCAGCTACTACCTGGACATCTCGACCGGAGCCTCAGTGGTGCTGGCCCAGGCGCTGGCTTTCGCCGTGACCTATCTCGCTGCGCCACGCACCGGTTTGATTTCCCAACTACGACGACGGCGGCGTCCGGCCGTGCAGCCCGCCCGGCAGGCTTCCTGA
- a CDS encoding CrcB family protein, whose translation MSTAPAGRPLRIGWAAWTAVAVGGFTGTEARYLLGLLIPEAAGGFPWTTLAINVVGSFLLAWLTASWAAGTQVSPWLQAGLGPGLLGSFTTFSAVTLAIGLQPGLLIPYLGASILLGFGAAAAGIALGSRGSA comes from the coding sequence ATGAGCACAGCCCCCGCCGGTCGTCCCCTGCGCATCGGGTGGGCGGCATGGACAGCGGTGGCCGTAGGCGGGTTTACGGGCACGGAAGCGCGTTACCTCCTCGGCTTGCTCATCCCCGAGGCTGCAGGGGGCTTCCCATGGACCACTCTTGCGATCAACGTGGTTGGAAGTTTCCTGCTCGCGTGGTTGACGGCCTCGTGGGCCGCCGGGACGCAAGTATCACCCTGGCTCCAGGCGGGCCTCGGGCCCGGGCTGTTGGGCTCATTCACCACCTTCTCCGCGGTCACCCTCGCCATCGGACTGCAGCCCGGTCTCCTCATCCCCTATCTGGGAGCGTCCATCCTCCTGGGGTTCGGAGCTGCGGCGGCCGGGATCGCTCTTGGGTCACGAGGGTCCGCATGA
- a CDS encoding metal-dependent transcriptional regulator — protein MAPLAGNPGADSASVQDYVKTIYALAEWHDEPVTSSRLAARLSVANSSVSEMIRKLSDLGLVHHKPYRPVELTADGRLLALAMVRRHRLLETFLVQDLGYRWDEVHDEAEQLEHTVSDVFIDRLDARLGYPATDPHGDPIPTSAGSITLPDAIPLVRFDDGHSGRVARISDEDPQLLRFLAAERIGIGSPLTVLRRMPFGRSVLACVDNDSDSDSGPREVVLGEELLSSIWAESTGQHANCSLGP, from the coding sequence ATGGCGCCCTTGGCCGGCAATCCCGGCGCGGATTCCGCGAGCGTACAGGACTACGTCAAAACCATCTACGCCCTGGCCGAGTGGCACGACGAACCCGTAACGTCCTCGCGGCTCGCCGCCCGGCTATCAGTGGCAAACTCTTCAGTCTCAGAGATGATCCGCAAGCTGTCCGACCTCGGTCTGGTGCACCACAAACCCTACCGGCCGGTCGAGCTCACCGCCGATGGACGGCTCCTGGCTCTGGCAATGGTCCGGCGTCACCGCCTCCTGGAGACCTTCCTGGTGCAGGATCTGGGCTACCGCTGGGACGAAGTGCATGATGAGGCGGAGCAGCTCGAACACACCGTGTCGGACGTGTTCATCGACCGGCTTGACGCGCGGCTCGGCTACCCCGCGACTGACCCGCACGGCGATCCCATTCCCACGTCGGCAGGTTCAATCACCCTTCCCGACGCCATACCGCTGGTCCGCTTCGATGACGGCCACAGCGGCAGGGTTGCCAGGATCAGCGACGAAGACCCGCAGTTGCTCCGGTTTCTCGCCGCCGAACGTATCGGTATCGGATCACCACTCACCGTTCTGCGACGCATGCCGTTCGGCCGGTCCGTGTTGGCTTGCGTGGACAACGACAGCGACAGCGACAGCGGTCCGCGCGAAGTGGTGCTGGGAGAAGAACTGCTCTCGTCAATCTGGGCGGAATCAACGGGGCAGCACGCCAACTGTAGTCTGGGCCCATGA